Proteins encoded together in one Acaryochloris thomasi RCC1774 window:
- a CDS encoding ParA family protein, producing MPRKKKLDSSKQNILWVVANAGGVGKTTLAIQLGYQLAANGLDILFIDLDTNGSLARFCGLPPDLAPHDTTAAIFDRNFSGNYPIVTPEWVNTKGKFDVCLGGDVMLSVALDLPSRTGREFILRKNLKKYKLPYNLVILDSPASMDVLSFSALAAASHIVMPLPMSAKLGGIDPLLQWIRNEAEALDLEPPPEIIGGVPMKVASNADQKAFYQEISDVLSAQDIRCFNGIRYSSEFENASNRGIAPLSLYRPKHPANKDFEPLTKVVLDLYK from the coding sequence ATGCCAAGGAAAAAGAAGCTTGATAGCTCAAAACAGAACATCTTATGGGTAGTTGCAAATGCAGGTGGTGTCGGCAAAACAACTTTAGCAATACAGCTAGGTTATCAATTAGCAGCAAATGGCTTAGATATCTTGTTCATCGACCTGGATACAAACGGCTCCCTGGCTCGGTTTTGTGGCTTACCTCCAGACCTCGCGCCACATGATACAACGGCTGCAATTTTTGATCGCAATTTTTCAGGCAACTACCCTATTGTTACTCCTGAATGGGTAAACACTAAGGGCAAATTTGATGTGTGTCTCGGGGGAGATGTCATGTTGTCTGTAGCTTTAGATCTTCCTAGCCGTACAGGAAGGGAATTTATTCTTCGCAAGAACCTAAAAAAGTACAAACTCCCCTACAACCTAGTCATACTGGATTCTCCTGCTTCTATGGATGTTTTGAGTTTTTCAGCACTAGCTGCAGCCTCGCATATTGTCATGCCATTACCTATGTCAGCAAAGCTTGGAGGGATAGACCCCTTACTGCAGTGGATTAGAAATGAAGCGGAAGCACTCGATTTAGAACCTCCCCCTGAAATCATTGGCGGTGTTCCCATGAAAGTAGCAAGTAATGCTGATCAGAAAGCTTTCTACCAGGAAATCTCTGATGTACTTAGTGCTCAAGATATTCGCTGCTTTAATGGAATTCGCTATTCGAGCGAATTCGAGAATGCCTCAAATCGAGGTATCGCACCACTCAGTCTATATCGCCCAAAGCATCCCGCGAACAAAGACTTTGAGCCATTAACAAAAGTTGTCCTCGACTTGTACAAGTAG
- a CDS encoding ParB/RepB/Spo0J family partition protein, with protein sequence MATTNRPKVSSFLSTSSKALETQKDLDNARQQISQLEKDLADSEKYLEELVGKNNLSQAVVSISEIQRRPYQSRVERDEEAFNDLVASIKSFGFLGSIWVQRLKDRTLRLIAGETRLDAATAAGLTEIKVDIAEVDDVTAVKLSRVENTRRRSLNALDDTEELLYLLTLVLGKTKKETIRSLYRYKNAAEGKAKIDQGIKSLIESTFIEAAPELGVKTFVTSRLPLLELPTEVLAAYNSGKIEYTKAIFLGRIEDPKLRASLLHEAVSNKLSLAALKKKAKPTVQTNAVDSITKLHSRIDSIGSKQISKLSKRQKTKFKKSILELEKKLQDILAELDE encoded by the coding sequence ATGGCCACAACAAATCGTCCGAAAGTCTCATCATTCCTATCAACAAGCTCAAAAGCACTAGAAACACAAAAAGACTTAGACAACGCTCGACAACAAATTTCACAACTAGAAAAAGATCTAGCGGACTCAGAAAAATATTTAGAAGAACTGGTTGGAAAAAACAACCTATCACAAGCGGTAGTATCAATCTCTGAGATTCAGAGAAGGCCATACCAATCAAGAGTAGAAAGGGATGAGGAAGCATTTAACGATCTAGTTGCAAGTATAAAAAGTTTCGGTTTTCTTGGTTCCATCTGGGTGCAAAGACTTAAAGATAGAACGTTACGTCTAATTGCAGGTGAAACCAGGCTGGATGCAGCCACAGCAGCAGGTCTCACTGAGATCAAGGTAGACATCGCAGAAGTTGATGATGTCACCGCAGTCAAACTATCTCGAGTTGAAAATACGAGGAGAAGGAGCTTAAACGCTCTTGATGATACAGAGGAATTGCTATACCTACTAACCCTAGTGCTAGGAAAAACAAAAAAGGAGACTATCCGTAGCCTGTATCGGTACAAGAATGCAGCAGAGGGTAAAGCTAAAATAGATCAAGGTATTAAGTCATTAATTGAGTCCACATTTATTGAAGCAGCTCCAGAGCTAGGTGTGAAAACCTTTGTCACCTCAAGACTGCCTCTACTTGAACTACCGACTGAAGTTCTTGCAGCGTATAACTCTGGAAAGATTGAATACACCAAAGCTATTTTTCTAGGAAGGATAGAGGATCCAAAACTCAGAGCCTCGTTGCTACACGAAGCGGTGAGCAATAAGCTCTCCCTCGCCGCATTGAAGAAGAAAGCCAAACCAACAGTTCAGACTAATGCAGTTGACTCAATAACAAAGCTACATTCACGAATAGATTCCATTGGTTCCAAACAAATATCCAAATTATCAAAGCGGCAAAAAACAAAGTTCAAA